A single Cellulomonas sp. SLBN-39 DNA region contains:
- a CDS encoding sigma-70 family RNA polymerase sigma factor, with amino-acid sequence MVQTRGVDGVIEDDAALLHATREGDADAYGRLYERHAGAALVVARQYVDSAADAEDVVHEAFANVHRALLGGGGPEVAFRAYLFTAVRRTATVHRTAGRRAEPTDDLATLEAGAGAVEAAEEPALETFERGIVARAFRSLPERWQAVLWHSEVEGLTPAQIGPILGLSANSTAALAYRAREGLRQAYLQHHLQDPLDEGCKAVAGRLGAHVRGGLGARDTAQVEAHLDGCGECRALVLELGDVNHGMRAVVAPLVLGLLGLGALAHELPVGGGLAAGAASLGAGGQGAAGGGAGASGGAGGGAAAGTAAAPAGAGAAGGAAGLAVAGTAGTTAGGLGALLAGMSGTAIAVAVGAVAVVAAAVVAAVNLFGGEPGPLAATPTVEVSAGTSAATLAPTPAATPSSTASATPSPTPTPTPTAIPDEPADEGAGTPAVDGGPAPTPTPEPTVDPTPDPEPPTPPALPELTVVAPDAGIALSAGTEQNLVVSIANTGDGVALDLTAEVDLPDGVTFVDVTTGFRVVGTFAPPVVPGWACLQSGASASARCSLDELPPRTTTQLVLRVSIDEGYAQEQSGALSVRVRGAGLSSAPWALPVHVERTGPRLVLVDADRTVDLVAGRPRAMSVEVRNAGGTSTGPGSDGRGAGVDLALPAGSQAVATSDGWACGPTPAGATCWHVAGLAPGARSVLTVDLSGPADATAGSGAFEVALRPARGLPSRFGVPYSVARPAAVVVTAPADARLAAGVRADVPVQVTNDGDLVARDVEVRVDPPAGFTWAGPVGTPAGWSCTAAEGSGPVTCTVPTLAPGAEAAVTLPATVPTATGPALGELWVRGTASDGPGHEHVGPSRASTTLTAVLPTLTVEDLTVLSAQGSRAATVAFAVTAPAARGGTDPRPVVTGATADVRLPAGVRLDPYPEAPVVGACAATDDPRTVRCELGDLVSDDGGKAVAGASFAVEAGGALSGTVRVTASAPGAADATAGAAVRFGSAGLLPVFAGTGDLEVTEVGAPLLTCLQRSTAPCAAVRDGSQDNNALTMVPLDELASSPAGVPGSRASVPVSSGATLAVPQGRDVVWARLYWSGVRAPGDTWSTSTGTARLRAPGGQWSQVQARERTTSVRDKDGREYYQSAADVTELVRAGGAGEWGVADVAVAATRTDKTPTYYAGWALVVVHGTLAEPADGAPAASAVTVYDGGTWVGSGAATAPEFTFVAEPGSQARVGVVAWEGDRGGSGDLATLGSTPLVPQRWDGTRFVGGGSGQNAFDSTATGSRYLHSLGVDAKGFQPAALSATGVSTLRLTTTSDQYLVGAVTLRTVPRDGTTVPEP; translated from the coding sequence GTGGTGCAGACCAGAGGAGTCGACGGCGTCATCGAGGATGACGCCGCCCTGCTGCATGCCACGCGCGAGGGTGACGCCGACGCCTACGGCCGGCTGTACGAGCGGCACGCCGGTGCGGCGCTCGTGGTGGCCCGCCAGTACGTCGACTCCGCGGCCGACGCCGAGGACGTCGTGCACGAGGCGTTCGCCAACGTGCACCGCGCGCTGCTGGGCGGCGGGGGTCCCGAGGTCGCGTTCCGCGCCTACCTGTTCACGGCCGTGCGCCGCACGGCCACGGTGCACCGGACGGCGGGCCGCCGCGCGGAGCCCACTGACGACCTCGCGACCCTCGAGGCCGGTGCCGGCGCGGTCGAGGCCGCCGAGGAGCCGGCCCTCGAGACGTTCGAGCGCGGCATCGTCGCCCGGGCGTTCCGCTCGCTGCCCGAGCGGTGGCAGGCCGTGCTGTGGCACTCCGAGGTCGAGGGGCTCACGCCCGCGCAGATCGGCCCGATCCTCGGCCTGTCGGCCAACAGCACCGCGGCCCTGGCGTACCGCGCCCGCGAGGGCCTGCGGCAGGCGTACCTCCAGCACCACCTGCAGGACCCGCTCGACGAGGGCTGCAAGGCGGTCGCCGGGCGGCTCGGGGCGCACGTGCGCGGCGGCCTCGGCGCCCGCGACACCGCCCAGGTCGAGGCGCACCTCGACGGCTGCGGCGAGTGCCGCGCCCTCGTGCTGGAGCTCGGCGACGTCAACCACGGCATGCGGGCCGTGGTCGCGCCCCTCGTGCTCGGGCTCCTCGGCCTCGGTGCGCTCGCGCACGAGCTGCCCGTCGGCGGCGGGCTGGCCGCGGGGGCCGCGAGCCTCGGGGCCGGCGGCCAGGGTGCTGCCGGAGGCGGCGCGGGTGCGTCCGGCGGGGCGGGCGGCGGTGCCGCCGCCGGCACGGCCGCGGCACCCGCGGGAGCCGGTGCGGCGGGAGGGGCCGCCGGCCTGGCGGTCGCCGGCACGGCGGGCACGACCGCGGGCGGGCTCGGTGCACTCCTCGCCGGCATGAGCGGCACCGCCATCGCCGTCGCGGTCGGTGCGGTCGCCGTGGTCGCCGCCGCGGTCGTGGCGGCCGTCAACCTCTTCGGCGGCGAGCCGGGTCCGCTCGCGGCGACGCCCACGGTCGAGGTCTCCGCCGGCACCTCCGCCGCGACCCTCGCACCCACCCCCGCCGCGACGCCCTCGTCGACGGCGTCCGCCACCCCCTCGCCGACGCCGACGCCGACGCCGACCGCGATCCCCGACGAGCCCGCCGACGAGGGAGCCGGCACCCCCGCCGTCGACGGGGGACCCGCGCCGACCCCGACGCCCGAGCCGACCGTCGACCCGACGCCGGACCCCGAGCCGCCCACGCCCCCGGCCCTCCCCGAGCTGACCGTCGTGGCGCCCGACGCGGGGATCGCCCTCTCGGCCGGGACCGAGCAGAACCTCGTCGTCTCGATCGCCAACACCGGCGACGGCGTCGCGCTCGACCTGACCGCCGAGGTCGACCTGCCCGACGGTGTGACGTTCGTCGACGTGACCACCGGGTTCCGGGTGGTCGGCACCTTCGCGCCGCCCGTCGTGCCCGGCTGGGCGTGCCTGCAGAGCGGGGCGTCCGCCTCCGCGCGCTGCAGCCTCGACGAGCTGCCCCCGCGGACCACCACGCAGCTCGTGCTGCGCGTCTCCATCGACGAGGGGTACGCGCAGGAGCAGAGCGGGGCGCTGTCCGTGCGGGTGCGCGGGGCCGGGCTGTCGTCGGCGCCGTGGGCCCTGCCCGTGCACGTCGAGCGGACCGGTCCGCGGCTGGTCCTGGTGGATGCCGACCGCACGGTGGACCTCGTGGCGGGGCGCCCCCGCGCGATGAGCGTCGAGGTCCGCAACGCGGGCGGCACGAGCACCGGCCCGGGGTCGGACGGTCGCGGCGCGGGCGTCGACCTGGCGCTGCCCGCCGGGTCGCAGGCGGTCGCCACGAGCGACGGCTGGGCGTGCGGCCCCACCCCCGCGGGGGCGACCTGCTGGCACGTGGCCGGGCTCGCGCCCGGTGCCCGCAGCGTGCTGACGGTCGACCTCAGCGGCCCCGCCGACGCCACCGCGGGCTCGGGCGCCTTCGAGGTCGCGCTGCGCCCCGCCCGGGGTCTGCCGTCCCGCTTCGGCGTGCCCTACTCCGTCGCGCGCCCCGCCGCGGTGGTCGTCACCGCGCCCGCGGACGCGCGGCTCGCCGCCGGGGTCCGGGCCGACGTCCCCGTCCAGGTCACCAACGACGGCGACCTGGTGGCGCGCGACGTCGAGGTGCGGGTCGACCCGCCCGCCGGGTTCACCTGGGCCGGCCCCGTCGGCACCCCCGCGGGCTGGTCCTGCACGGCCGCCGAGGGGTCCGGGCCGGTGACCTGCACGGTGCCGACGCTCGCCCCCGGTGCCGAGGCGGCCGTCACGCTCCCGGCCACCGTGCCGACCGCCACCGGCCCCGCCCTCGGGGAGCTGTGGGTGCGGGGGACGGCGTCCGACGGCCCCGGCCACGAGCACGTCGGCCCGTCGCGGGCGTCGACGACGCTCACCGCGGTGCTGCCGACCCTGACCGTCGAGGACCTCACCGTGCTGTCCGCGCAGGGCTCGCGGGCCGCGACCGTCGCCTTCGCCGTCACCGCGCCGGCCGCGCGGGGCGGGACAGACCCGCGGCCCGTCGTCACCGGCGCGACCGCGGACGTCCGGCTGCCGGCCGGCGTGCGGCTCGACCCGTACCCCGAGGCGCCGGTCGTGGGCGCGTGCGCGGCGACCGACGACCCCCGGACGGTGCGCTGCGAGCTCGGTGACCTCGTGAGCGACGACGGGGGCAAGGCCGTGGCGGGAGCGTCGTTCGCGGTCGAGGCGGGCGGCGCCCTGAGCGGCACCGTCCGGGTCACCGCGTCGGCACCCGGTGCGGCCGACGCCACGGCCGGCGCGGCGGTGCGGTTCGGGTCCGCCGGCCTGCTGCCCGTCTTCGCCGGGACGGGTGACCTCGAGGTCACCGAGGTCGGCGCCCCCCTGCTCACGTGCCTCCAGCGATCGACCGCCCCGTGCGCGGCGGTGCGCGACGGCTCGCAGGACAACAACGCCCTCACGATGGTCCCGCTCGACGAGCTCGCGTCCTCGCCGGCCGGGGTGCCCGGGTCCCGCGCGTCGGTGCCGGTCTCGTCCGGCGCCACGCTCGCCGTGCCACAGGGCCGCGACGTCGTGTGGGCGCGGCTGTACTGGTCGGGGGTGCGCGCGCCCGGCGACACGTGGTCGACGTCGACGGGCACCGCACGCCTGCGCGCGCCCGGCGGGCAGTGGTCGCAGGTGCAGGCCCGCGAGCGCACCACGAGCGTGCGGGACAAGGACGGCCGCGAGTACTACCAGTCCGCGGCCGACGTCACCGAGCTGGTCCGCGCGGGAGGCGCCGGGGAGTGGGGAGTCGCGGACGTCGCGGTCGCCGCGACCCGCACCGACAAGACGCCGACGTACTACGCGGGCTGGGCGCTCGTCGTCGTGCACGGCACGCTCGCCGAGCCCGCCGACGGCGCACCGGCCGCGTCGGCCGTGACCGTGTACGACGGCGGCACGTGGGTCGGCAGCGGTGCCGCGACGGCGCCGGAGTTCACGTTCGTCGCCGAGCCCGGCTCGCAGGCCCGCGTCGGCGTCGTCGCCTGGGAGGGCGACCGCGGCGGGTCGGGGGACCTCGCGACCCTCGGCAGCACCCCGCTGGTGCCGCAGCGCTGGGACGGGACCCGCTTCGTCGGCGGCGGCTCGGGGCAGAACGCGTTCGACTCCACCGCGACCGGCTCGCGGTACCTGCACTCCCTGGGCGTCGACGCCAAGGGCTTCCAGCCGGCGGCGCTCTCGGCCACCGGCGTCAGCACGCTGCGCCTGACCACGACGAGCGACCAGTACCTCGTCGGGGCGGTCACGCTGCGCACCGTCCCGCGGGACGGCACCACGGTCCCCGAGCCGTAG
- the upp gene encoding uracil phosphoribosyltransferase, producing MRLHVADHPLVAHKLSVLRDVSTPSPTFRQLVDELVTLLAYEATRHVRTEEVPVQTPVALTTGIKLADPSPIVVPILRAGLGMLDGMTRLLPTAEVGFLGLRRDEETLEAITYANRLPDDLSGRQCFLLDPMLATGGTLVASIDYVLQRGARDVTVVCLLAAPEGLKLVEEFVGDRADVSVVVAAVDERLNEKAYIVPGLGDAGDRLYGIV from the coding sequence CCGCTCGTCGCCCACAAGCTCAGCGTCCTGCGTGACGTCTCGACGCCGAGCCCCACGTTCCGCCAGCTGGTGGACGAGCTCGTGACGCTCCTGGCGTACGAGGCGACGCGGCACGTGCGCACCGAGGAGGTGCCCGTGCAGACGCCCGTCGCGCTGACGACGGGCATCAAGCTGGCCGACCCGAGCCCCATCGTGGTGCCGATCCTGCGCGCCGGTCTCGGCATGCTCGACGGCATGACGCGGCTGCTGCCGACCGCGGAGGTCGGGTTCCTGGGCCTGCGGCGCGACGAGGAGACCCTCGAGGCCATCACGTACGCGAACCGCCTGCCCGACGACCTGTCGGGCCGGCAGTGCTTCCTGCTCGACCCGATGCTCGCGACGGGCGGCACGCTGGTCGCGTCGATCGACTACGTGCTGCAGCGCGGCGCGCGCGACGTCACCGTGGTGTGCCTGCTGGCCGCGCCCGAGGGGCTGAAGCTCGTCGAGGAGTTCGTCGGCGACCGGGCCGACGTGTCGGTGGTCGTCGCGGCCGTCGACGAGCGCCTCAACGAGAAGGCGTACATCGTGCCGGGCCTCGGCGACGCGGGCGACCGTCTCTACGGCATCGTCTGA